A stretch of the Bacillus licheniformis DSM 13 = ATCC 14580 genome encodes the following:
- a CDS encoding YpdA family putative bacillithiol disulfide reductase → MKEEKVIIIGGGPCGLSAAIHMQEIGIDALVIEKGNIVNSIYQYPTHQTFFSSSEKLEIGDVAFITENHKPVRNQALSYYREVAKRKNLRINAFEKVQSVTKTENNQFIVETSKDTYLSSFCIVATGYYDNPNYMNVPGEDLPKVFHYFKEAHPYFDKDVAVIGGKNSSVDAAMELVKAGARVTVLYRGNEYSSSIKPWILPEFLSLVKHGKIRMEFRAVVKEITEDELIFSVDGKETRIKNDFVFAMTGYHPDHSFLQKMGVKIDAESGRPFFNEETMETNEEGIFIAGVIAAGNNANEIFIENGRFHGGLIAAEIAKRI, encoded by the coding sequence ATGAAAGAAGAAAAAGTGATCATTATCGGCGGCGGCCCCTGCGGGCTTTCAGCAGCTATTCACATGCAAGAGATCGGAATAGATGCACTCGTCATTGAGAAAGGAAACATCGTCAACAGCATTTATCAATATCCTACTCACCAAACCTTTTTCAGCTCAAGCGAAAAACTGGAGATTGGCGATGTGGCTTTTATTACTGAAAATCACAAGCCGGTCAGAAATCAGGCGCTTTCTTATTACAGGGAAGTCGCCAAACGAAAAAATCTACGGATCAACGCGTTTGAGAAAGTTCAATCCGTAACAAAAACAGAGAATAACCAATTTATCGTGGAAACATCAAAGGACACGTATTTGTCTTCTTTTTGCATTGTCGCAACGGGATATTATGACAATCCGAACTATATGAATGTACCGGGAGAAGACCTTCCAAAAGTATTTCATTATTTTAAAGAGGCTCATCCGTACTTTGATAAAGATGTTGCAGTTATCGGGGGCAAAAACTCAAGCGTCGACGCGGCAATGGAGCTCGTTAAGGCGGGCGCAAGAGTGACCGTATTGTACAGAGGGAACGAATATTCCTCCAGCATCAAACCGTGGATCCTTCCGGAATTCCTTTCGCTTGTCAAGCACGGAAAAATCAGAATGGAATTCCGGGCGGTCGTCAAAGAAATTACGGAAGACGAGCTGATTTTTTCTGTCGACGGAAAAGAAACCAGGATCAAAAATGATTTTGTATTTGCCATGACCGGCTATCATCCAGATCATAGCTTTCTTCAAAAAATGGGAGTCAAAATCGACGCAGAGTCGGGCCGTCCTTTCTTTAATGAAGAAACGATGGAGACGAACGAAGAAGGCATCTTTATCGCCGGCGTTATTGCGGCCGGGAACAACGCAAATGAAATCTTTATTGAAAACGGCCGTTTTCACGGCGGCTTAATCGCAGCTGAAATTGCTAAACGGATATAA
- a CDS encoding Glu/Leu/Phe/Val family dehydrogenase, which translates to MVADQNTGHTEENTHDVLKSTQTVIHKALEKLGYPEEVYELLKEPIRFLTVKIPVRMDDGSVKIFTGYRAQHNDAVGPTKGGIRFHPGVTEKEVKALSIWMSLKCGIIDLPYGGGKGGIICDPRDMSFPELERLSRGYVRAISQIVGPTKDVPAPDVFTNSQIMAWMMDEYSRIDEFNSPGFITGKPLVLGGSHGRESATAKGVTICIKEAAKKKNIDIEGASVVVQGFGNAGSYLAKFMYDAGAKVVGISDAYGGLYDPEGLDIDYLLDRRDSFGTVTKLFNDTITNKELLELECDILVPAAIENQITAENAHNIKAKIVVEAANGPTTLEATKILSDRDILLVPDVLASAGGVTVSYFEWVQNNQGFYWTEEEVEERLEKMMVKSFNNIYEMAHNRRIDMRLAAYMVGVRKMAEASRFRGWI; encoded by the coding sequence ATGGTAGCCGATCAAAACACCGGTCATACTGAAGAAAACACACATGACGTTTTGAAATCAACGCAAACGGTGATACATAAGGCGCTTGAAAAATTGGGATATCCTGAAGAGGTGTATGAATTACTAAAAGAACCGATTCGTTTTTTAACGGTGAAAATTCCGGTTCGCATGGACGATGGATCTGTTAAGATTTTCACGGGCTACCGAGCCCAGCACAATGATGCAGTAGGGCCGACAAAAGGCGGCATCCGTTTTCATCCGGGAGTTACAGAAAAAGAAGTTAAAGCGCTTTCTATTTGGATGAGTCTGAAATGCGGCATCATCGACCTTCCATATGGAGGCGGAAAGGGCGGGATCATCTGTGATCCGCGGGATATGTCCTTTCCTGAACTGGAACGTTTAAGCAGAGGGTACGTTCGGGCGATCAGCCAAATTGTCGGACCGACAAAAGACGTACCGGCTCCCGATGTATTTACCAATTCTCAAATCATGGCATGGATGATGGACGAATATTCAAGAATCGACGAATTCAACTCGCCGGGCTTCATTACCGGCAAACCGCTCGTTTTAGGTGGTTCTCACGGCAGAGAATCTGCGACAGCAAAAGGGGTTACAATCTGCATTAAAGAGGCGGCGAAAAAGAAAAACATCGACATTGAGGGAGCTTCTGTCGTCGTGCAGGGGTTCGGAAATGCGGGAAGCTACCTTGCGAAATTCATGTATGACGCAGGTGCAAAGGTTGTCGGCATTTCTGATGCATACGGCGGCCTGTACGATCCTGAAGGGCTTGACATCGATTACCTGCTTGACCGCCGAGACAGCTTCGGAACGGTCACAAAGCTGTTTAATGACACCATTACAAACAAAGAACTGCTGGAGCTGGAGTGCGACATTCTTGTGCCGGCTGCCATAGAAAATCAAATTACCGCGGAAAACGCCCATAACATCAAGGCGAAAATCGTTGTCGAAGCTGCCAACGGCCCGACGACGCTCGAAGCGACGAAAATTCTTTCCGACCGCGACATTCTTCTTGTACCGGACGTGCTGGCAAGCGCCGGCGGTGTAACGGTATCCTATTTTGAGTGGGTGCAAAACAACCAGGGATTCTACTGGACTGAAGAAGAAGTTGAAGAACGTTTGGAAAAAATGATGGTCAAATCGTTCAACAACATTTATGAAATGGCGCACAACCGCAGAATTGACATGAGGCTTGCAGCCTATATGGTGGGCGTCCGCAAGATGGCGGAAGCATCCCGCTTCAGAGGCTGGATATAG
- a CDS encoding genetic competence negative regulator: MRLERLNYNKIKIFLTLDDLTDRGLTKEDLWKDSFKVQQLFKDMMNEANTELGFEANGPIAVEVYSLQAQGMVIIVTKNQETDEDDNEYDEDYIEMQVKLGESVDIIYEFQTFEHLIELSKNLDRIGIQGGTVYHYEGRYFLSLDDFDSLEVDGVISILAEYGNPTTLTIYRLQEYGKKIMENNAVQTIQTYFK; encoded by the coding sequence ATGCGGCTTGAGCGTCTAAATTATAATAAGATCAAAATCTTTCTGACACTTGACGATCTGACAGACCGGGGGCTGACGAAAGAAGACCTTTGGAAAGACTCATTTAAAGTTCAGCAGCTGTTTAAGGACATGATGAACGAAGCGAATACAGAGCTCGGGTTCGAAGCGAATGGCCCAATCGCTGTTGAAGTGTATTCTCTTCAAGCACAAGGAATGGTCATCATTGTCACAAAAAATCAGGAAACAGATGAAGACGATAATGAGTATGATGAGGACTATATTGAAATGCAAGTCAAACTTGGCGAAAGTGTTGACATTATATATGAATTTCAAACGTTTGAGCATCTGATTGAACTTTCCAAAAATCTGGACCGCATCGGTATTCAAGGCGGGACAGTCTACCACTATGAGGGCAGGTATTTCTTAAGTCTCGACGATTTTGACTCCCTTGAGGTTGACGGCGTGATTTCGATTTTAGCCGAATATGGGAATCCGACGACTTTAACGATTTACAGGCTTCAGGAATACGGAAAGAAAATCATGGAGAACAATGCCGTTCAGACCATTCAGACATACTTTAAATAG
- a CDS encoding metallophosphoesterase, which translates to MIYWLSLASAAFIGLAALVWKMSAIARENRVLKAEFSLGRLKKELNVFFISDIHRRTVSEDIICEVKERGVQLVIIGGDLAEGGVPYTRIEENIKRLSSLGKTYFVWGNNDYEVDQERLLEIFKTYGVTPLRNASVLHDHQGQTVNICGVDDIRLELDDYPAALGGVQPGFPTVLVSHNPEIHHQIQEADGIDLILSGHTHGGQIRFGRFGLCEIGGTGTVFKAPYLISNGYGTSKLPLRLGARPETHLINLVPGPRMEGN; encoded by the coding sequence ATGATCTATTGGCTCAGTCTGGCTTCGGCCGCTTTCATCGGCCTTGCTGCTTTAGTGTGGAAAATGTCAGCCATCGCGCGCGAAAACCGGGTGTTGAAGGCTGAATTTTCACTCGGGCGCCTGAAAAAGGAATTGAATGTCTTTTTTATTTCAGATATTCATAGGCGGACAGTCAGCGAAGACATTATTTGTGAAGTGAAAGAACGCGGGGTTCAGCTCGTCATCATCGGCGGCGACTTAGCAGAGGGCGGCGTCCCTTATACGAGAATTGAAGAAAATATCAAAAGGCTTTCAAGTTTGGGAAAAACGTATTTTGTATGGGGAAATAACGATTATGAAGTTGATCAGGAAAGGCTGCTGGAAATATTCAAGACATACGGTGTAACGCCTTTGCGCAATGCTTCGGTATTGCATGACCATCAAGGACAAACTGTCAATATTTGCGGAGTGGATGACATCAGACTCGAATTGGATGATTACCCGGCAGCTCTCGGCGGCGTGCAGCCGGGTTTTCCGACTGTCCTTGTGTCACATAATCCGGAGATTCATCATCAAATACAGGAGGCGGACGGTATTGACCTGATATTGAGCGGTCATACCCACGGAGGACAGATTCGCTTCGGCAGATTCGGGCTCTGTGAAATCGGAGGAACCGGCACTGTTTTCAAGGCTCCGTACTTGATCAGCAACGGCTATGGAACGTCGAAGCTTCCTCTGCGGCTCGGAGCGAGGCCGGAAACCCATCTGATCAATCTGGTTCCGGGCCCCCGTATGGAAGGAAACTGA
- a CDS encoding YpbF family protein codes for MLRALIKRKKKYENYARQTFRWQAVAAICAVSFCVFAASKGIGQNGFLSGLLNDSVYLLWILSAAFAYSTAYYFKKKEEKAEGEYHKLRCEIIQKSTDLWPQPEEWKSRETVFKIMKQQYDINLYFESK; via the coding sequence ATGCTCCGCGCCTTAATTAAAAGGAAGAAAAAGTACGAAAACTATGCCAGACAGACATTCAGGTGGCAGGCGGTGGCGGCGATATGCGCGGTTTCGTTTTGTGTGTTTGCAGCGTCAAAGGGGATTGGGCAAAACGGCTTCCTTTCCGGCTTGCTGAATGACTCCGTCTATCTGCTGTGGATCTTGTCGGCCGCTTTTGCATACAGCACCGCTTACTATTTTAAAAAGAAGGAAGAAAAAGCAGAAGGGGAATATCATAAGCTGAGATGCGAGATTATTCAGAAAAGCACGGATCTATGGCCCCAGCCTGAAGAGTGGAAATCAAGGGAAACGGTTTTTAAGATCATGAAACAGCAGTATGACATTAATCTTTATTTCGAAAGCAAATAA
- a CDS encoding LysM peptidoglycan-binding domain-containing protein produces the protein MNREAAAAVELETLDEEIPSRRTYHKKKKSSKKKNKDRNPLFTSLAVMFVFIPIIVFVVFMYMLNQGGDTDPDQYDNVFYENKGETGMTNENQNGEQEADQKAASQHTAAALQEEKLKESKQPENKEDEPSKKDEQKQKERPKEAKKADEQPVAAKKPAASKQPAEQEKKTANAPQTPPVQQAPQPKKVLKHTVGEKETLFRISMKYYKNRSGEEKIRNYNQLSGNNVYAGQVLDIPIY, from the coding sequence ATGAACCGGGAGGCGGCCGCGGCTGTTGAACTGGAGACACTTGATGAGGAGATTCCTTCCAGACGGACTTATCATAAAAAAAAGAAGTCCAGCAAAAAAAAGAATAAAGACAGAAATCCACTATTCACGTCTCTTGCAGTCATGTTTGTTTTCATTCCGATCATCGTCTTCGTGGTGTTCATGTACATGCTGAATCAAGGAGGCGATACCGACCCTGATCAATATGATAATGTGTTTTATGAAAACAAAGGTGAAACGGGAATGACGAATGAAAATCAAAACGGTGAACAAGAAGCGGATCAAAAGGCGGCTTCGCAGCATACAGCCGCCGCCCTTCAAGAAGAAAAGCTGAAAGAGAGCAAACAGCCGGAAAATAAAGAGGATGAACCGTCCAAAAAAGACGAGCAAAAGCAAAAAGAGCGGCCTAAAGAGGCAAAAAAAGCAGATGAGCAGCCTGTCGCTGCAAAGAAGCCCGCCGCATCGAAGCAGCCTGCGGAACAAGAGAAGAAAACGGCAAACGCGCCTCAAACGCCGCCAGTTCAGCAAGCACCGCAGCCCAAAAAGGTGCTGAAGCACACGGTTGGCGAAAAAGAGACGCTTTTCCGGATTTCGATGAAATATTATAAGAACCGGTCAGGAGAGGAAAAAATCCGCAACTACAATCAATTATCAGGCAACAATGTCTACGCCGGCCAGGTCCTGGATATCCCGATTTATTAA
- a CDS encoding CPBP family intramembrane glutamic endopeptidase produces the protein MLKKQSEIIRRLSDGEMLKQLYFSQTLMLFTALLMGIFLFDDADAFLSLWNPSDLSILKYGAPLAALVIIADLMVMKWAPKHMYDDEGINEKLFRERSYPHIVILTLFIAFAEEILFRGVIQTHFGLWAASIIFAILHFRYLKKWLLFVMVVSISFLLGLSFERTGNLFVPVTAHFLIDVVFACQIRFQHVRRSSHDGDVKNREEEEGTGEGQR, from the coding sequence ATGCTGAAAAAACAGTCGGAAATCATACGTCGCCTGTCAGACGGGGAAATGCTGAAACAGCTCTATTTTTCCCAGACGCTGATGCTTTTTACCGCATTATTGATGGGCATCTTTTTATTTGATGATGCAGACGCTTTTCTATCGCTTTGGAATCCATCGGACTTGAGCATCCTGAAGTACGGGGCGCCGCTCGCGGCTCTCGTGATCATCGCCGACCTGATGGTGATGAAATGGGCTCCCAAGCATATGTATGACGATGAAGGGATAAATGAAAAGCTCTTTCGTGAACGCTCGTATCCGCATATCGTGATTCTTACCCTTTTCATTGCATTTGCAGAGGAAATATTGTTCAGGGGCGTTATCCAGACGCATTTCGGTCTCTGGGCGGCGAGCATTATTTTCGCGATATTGCATTTTCGTTATTTAAAAAAATGGCTGCTGTTTGTAATGGTGGTGTCCATCAGCTTTTTGCTCGGATTGAGCTTTGAACGGACAGGGAATTTATTTGTTCCTGTCACGGCACATTTTTTGATCGATGTTGTATTTGCGTGCCAGATTCGTTTTCAACACGTAAGGAGGAGTTCACATGACGGAGATGTCAAGAATAGAGAGGAAGAAGAGGGAACAGGAGAAGGCCAGCGCTGA
- a CDS encoding RecQ family ATP-dependent DNA helicase, whose amino-acid sequence MDKLHQALRRYFGYHAFKKGQETIIKSVLEGRDTVAMLPTGGGKSLCYQLPGLLLDGTVLIVSPLLSLMEDQVQQLKMRGEKRAAALNSALTHQEKNDVLNRLHRLKYLYISPEALQSGQMLKKLQLLNVSLFVVDEAHCISQWGHDFRPDYSKLGDIKALLGHPVTLALTATATEATLKDISEILGLKAANYLIHSVDRPNIALHIEKLRDTAEKTERLTGLVQKLQGPGLVYCPTRKWAEELADKLRKEANLRTGFYHGGMEASDRMLIQQQFIRNQLDVVCCTNAFGMGVDKPDIRYVIHFSLPQTIEAYLQEIGRAGRDGKRSVSILLKAPGDEEIQEQLIQMEALSQSDIGFLYEKLAGVKDERCRREALQLAGLSETQARHFLHLYEKVHHLGGDGRAVIQREMDSRRQLKLKKAAGFAAVTETEGCFRESLLAYFNEQKKPPKTDETACCTSCGLSLEAYEVKGDRPSMNKLTAWEEELDTIFAASCDRVC is encoded by the coding sequence ATGGATAAACTTCATCAGGCGCTCCGCAGGTATTTTGGTTATCATGCTTTTAAAAAAGGCCAGGAAACGATCATCAAAAGCGTGCTGGAGGGACGGGACACGGTGGCGATGCTTCCGACAGGAGGCGGGAAATCGCTGTGCTATCAGCTCCCAGGGCTTTTGTTAGACGGCACCGTCCTGATCGTCTCGCCGCTTTTGTCTTTAATGGAAGACCAGGTGCAGCAATTGAAGATGCGCGGAGAGAAGAGAGCTGCCGCCTTGAACAGCGCTTTGACACACCAAGAAAAAAATGACGTATTAAACCGGCTTCACCGCCTCAAATATCTGTACATTTCACCAGAAGCGCTTCAGTCCGGCCAAATGCTGAAAAAGCTTCAATTGCTCAATGTCAGCCTTTTTGTCGTTGATGAAGCCCACTGCATCTCACAATGGGGGCATGATTTCAGGCCTGATTATTCGAAGCTTGGAGACATCAAGGCGCTCCTCGGTCATCCCGTCACTCTGGCGCTTACAGCAACGGCAACCGAAGCGACATTAAAGGACATTTCGGAAATCCTGGGGCTTAAAGCCGCCAATTATTTGATTCATTCGGTCGACCGTCCGAACATTGCGCTTCATATTGAAAAGCTGAGGGATACTGCTGAGAAGACGGAGCGGCTGACAGGGCTGGTTCAAAAGCTGCAAGGTCCTGGCCTTGTTTATTGCCCGACGAGAAAATGGGCTGAAGAACTGGCTGACAAGCTCCGTAAAGAAGCAAACTTGAGAACGGGATTTTATCATGGCGGGATGGAGGCAAGCGACAGGATGCTGATCCAGCAGCAGTTTATCCGCAATCAGCTTGATGTGGTCTGCTGTACAAACGCCTTCGGTATGGGAGTGGACAAGCCGGATATCAGATATGTGATCCACTTTAGCCTCCCGCAGACGATTGAGGCGTATCTGCAGGAAATCGGACGTGCCGGCAGGGATGGAAAGCGGAGCGTCAGCATTTTGCTGAAGGCTCCGGGAGACGAGGAAATCCAGGAGCAGCTGATTCAAATGGAAGCCCTCTCCCAAAGCGATATCGGCTTTTTATACGAAAAGCTTGCAGGAGTGAAAGATGAACGCTGCCGGCGGGAAGCTCTGCAGCTGGCCGGTTTATCGGAAACGCAAGCCCGCCATTTTCTCCATCTTTATGAGAAGGTGCATCATCTGGGCGGCGATGGCCGGGCGGTCATTCAGAGGGAGATGGACAGCCGCAGGCAGCTCAAATTGAAAAAAGCGGCGGGATTCGCCGCCGTCACCGAAACAGAAGGGTGTTTCAGGGAAAGCTTGCTCGCTTATTTTAATGAACAAAAAAAGCCGCCGAAAACGGATGAAACAGCGTGCTGCACATCCTGCGGTTTAAGTCTTGAAGCATACGAAGTCAAAGGAGACCGTCCGTCTATGAACAAATTGACAGCGTGGGAAGAAGAATTGGATACCATATTTGCCGCCAGCTGTGATCGTGTATGCTGA
- a CDS encoding helix-turn-helix domain-containing protein gives MPVHFFDAIVLDILSSMKGERSPSAVYHLLKGKRSSQTIQDAGLFAVSKYFGFCSALSREQVAASVQRLKQESLVREKAESGAYTVTEKGEAELAGFFALYPWPRHFHGGYYQAAAKVMWARMSLLIQVLSNKLYRERVYLPIVKDYQIQNWVKQYLRNRNAAETAAQFHQELKEKLSVLNHDEQAAIFVHSLTSRTKAGYTFRQLSEKMNLDEWYIYALFWDVLHHFIQSAQNGESPLFQTLIHDIPLNDGLTQSTRKTLFLIKEGYTIDRIAKIRKLKLATIEDHIVEIAIHDPSFSIDQYVSKEEQKIIADYAIANQTNKIRQIKEGLGGRYSYFKIRLALSKTVIRNG, from the coding sequence ATGCCGGTTCATTTTTTTGACGCGATTGTGCTTGACATTCTGTCATCCATGAAGGGTGAGCGTTCTCCAAGCGCGGTCTATCATTTATTAAAAGGAAAAAGGTCGTCACAGACGATACAGGACGCCGGTTTATTTGCCGTTTCAAAATACTTCGGCTTTTGTTCGGCTCTGTCGAGAGAGCAGGTGGCAGCCAGCGTTCAACGATTGAAGCAGGAGTCTTTGGTCAGAGAAAAAGCGGAAAGCGGCGCTTACACCGTCACCGAAAAAGGAGAAGCGGAACTTGCCGGCTTTTTTGCCCTTTATCCGTGGCCCCGCCATTTTCACGGCGGCTATTATCAGGCGGCAGCCAAAGTGATGTGGGCAAGGATGTCGCTTTTGATCCAAGTGCTCTCCAACAAGCTTTACCGCGAACGCGTGTATTTGCCGATCGTAAAAGATTATCAGATTCAGAACTGGGTTAAACAGTATTTAAGAAACCGGAATGCTGCTGAAACAGCGGCCCAGTTTCACCAAGAGCTGAAAGAGAAGCTGTCTGTTTTAAATCATGATGAACAGGCCGCTATTTTTGTTCACTCCCTGACATCCAGAACAAAAGCGGGCTATACATTCAGACAGCTTTCCGAAAAAATGAACCTTGATGAGTGGTACATATATGCACTGTTTTGGGATGTTCTGCACCATTTTATTCAATCCGCCCAAAATGGTGAAAGTCCGCTTTTTCAAACGCTCATTCATGACATTCCTTTGAATGATGGTCTGACACAATCGACGAGAAAAACGCTCTTTCTTATAAAAGAAGGGTATACAATAGACCGGATCGCAAAAATTAGAAAGCTGAAATTGGCGACGATCGAGGATCACATTGTGGAAATCGCCATTCATGATCCGTCTTTTTCCATCGATCAGTACGTGTCGAAAGAGGAACAGAAAATTATTGCCGATTATGCGATAGCGAACCAAACCAATAAAATCAGACAAATTAAAGAGGGACTCGGCGGCCGATACAGTTATTTTAAAATCCGCCTGGCCCTGTCGAAAACGGTGATCAGGAATGGATAA
- a CDS encoding ferredoxin, whose amino-acid sequence MPKYTIVDKDTCIACGACGAAAPDIYDYDDEGIAFVTLDDNQGVVEVPDVLEEDMMDAFEGCPTDSIKVADEPFEGDPLKHE is encoded by the coding sequence ATGCCAAAATATACAATTGTAGACAAAGATACGTGCATCGCATGCGGAGCTTGTGGTGCTGCGGCTCCTGATATTTATGATTACGACGATGAGGGAATCGCATTTGTCACCCTTGACGACAATCAGGGTGTCGTCGAAGTCCCTGACGTCTTAGAAGAAGACATGATGGACGCGTTTGAAGGCTGTCCTACAGATTCGATCAAAGTTGCGGATGAGCCGTTCGAAGGCGACCCGCTTAAACACGAATAA
- a CDS encoding ECF transporter S component translates to MKHNKVRRLVSISMLSSIAFILMMLSFPILGAFPYLKIDFSDIPALLAVILYGPGAGIAVEAIKNVLNYFIAGSASGVPIDQAANFIAGTLFILPAAVLLKKSSSAKGFVTALFAGTLVMAVSMSILNYLLFLPAYTWFLNAPALTGEALKTTVLAGILPFNFIKGIAVALVSTPIFLSLKPRLKENVRMAK, encoded by the coding sequence ATGAAACACAACAAGGTGAGACGTCTCGTCTCTATCAGCATGCTGAGCAGCATCGCATTTATTTTAATGATGCTGAGCTTTCCGATCCTGGGGGCATTCCCGTATTTAAAAATCGATTTCAGTGATATCCCGGCATTGCTCGCTGTTATTTTGTACGGTCCGGGAGCCGGGATTGCCGTTGAAGCGATCAAAAACGTGCTGAATTACTTTATTGCAGGAAGCGCCTCGGGCGTTCCGATTGATCAGGCGGCTAACTTCATTGCCGGAACATTGTTTATCCTGCCGGCAGCTGTACTGCTGAAAAAATCAAGTTCTGCCAAAGGGTTTGTCACAGCTCTTTTCGCAGGGACGCTTGTGATGGCCGTTTCGATGAGCATTTTAAATTATCTGCTGTTTCTGCCTGCCTACACTTGGTTTTTAAATGCTCCAGCGCTGACTGGAGAGGCGCTCAAGACAACAGTTCTGGCCGGAATCCTGCCTTTTAATTTCATTAAAGGCATCGCTGTGGCCCTCGTGTCCACGCCGATTTTCCTTTCGCTGAAACCGCGGCTGAAGGAAAACGTCCGCATGGCCAAATAA
- the serA gene encoding phosphoglycerate dehydrogenase has protein sequence MFRVLVSDKMSSDGLKPLMEADFIEIVEKNVAEAEDELHTFDALLVRSATKVTEELFKKMTSLKIVARAGVGVDNIDIDEATKHGVIVVNAPNGNTISTAEHTFAMFSALMRHIPQANISVKSREWNRSAYVGSELYGKTLGIIGMGRIGSEIASRAKAFGMTVHVFDPFLTQERASKLGVNANSFEEVLACADIITVHTPLTKETKGLLNKETIAKTKKGVRLVNCARGGIIDEAALLEALESGHVAGAALDVFEVEPPVDSKLIDHPLVVATPHLGASTKEAQLNVAAQVSEEVLQYAQGNPVMSAINLPAMTKDSFEKIQPYHQFANTIGNLVSQCMNEPVQDVAIQYEGSIAKLETSFITKSLLAGFLKPRVAATVNEVNAGTVAKERGISFSEKISSNESGYENCISVTVTGDVTTFSLRATYIPHFGGRIVALNGFDIDFYPAGHLVYIHHQDKPGAIGHVGRILGDHDINIATMQVGRKEKGGEAIMMLSFDRHLEDDILAELKNIPDIVSVKAIDLP, from the coding sequence ATGTTTCGAGTATTGGTCTCAGATAAAATGTCCAGCGACGGCCTCAAACCATTAATGGAAGCAGATTTTATTGAAATTGTAGAAAAGAATGTTGCGGAAGCGGAAGACGAGCTTCATACGTTTGACGCGCTCTTGGTGCGGAGCGCCACGAAGGTAACCGAAGAGCTGTTTAAAAAGATGACTTCGCTGAAAATCGTCGCCAGAGCAGGTGTCGGCGTCGACAATATCGATATTGACGAGGCGACAAAACACGGTGTTATCGTCGTAAACGCGCCAAACGGGAATACAATTTCAACCGCTGAACATACCTTTGCAATGTTTTCAGCGTTAATGAGACATATTCCGCAGGCAAACATCTCCGTGAAATCAAGGGAGTGGAATCGTTCGGCTTACGTCGGTTCAGAGCTTTACGGAAAAACGCTCGGCATCATCGGAATGGGCCGCATCGGAAGCGAAATCGCGAGCCGCGCAAAAGCATTCGGTATGACCGTTCATGTATTTGACCCGTTCCTGACCCAAGAAAGGGCAAGCAAGCTCGGCGTTAACGCGAACAGCTTTGAAGAAGTTCTGGCATGCGCCGACATCATTACGGTTCATACCCCGCTCACGAAAGAAACGAAGGGACTTTTGAACAAAGAAACCATCGCAAAAACGAAAAAAGGCGTTCGTCTCGTTAACTGTGCAAGAGGCGGCATCATCGATGAAGCAGCGCTTTTGGAAGCTCTGGAAAGCGGACATGTCGCTGGCGCTGCCTTGGATGTATTCGAAGTCGAGCCTCCGGTCGATTCAAAACTGATCGATCATCCGCTTGTAGTCGCGACTCCTCACTTGGGCGCCTCAACAAAAGAAGCCCAGCTGAATGTCGCTGCACAAGTGTCCGAAGAAGTCCTTCAGTATGCGCAAGGAAACCCTGTGATGTCCGCGATCAACCTTCCGGCCATGACAAAGGATTCATTCGAAAAAATCCAGCCTTATCATCAGTTTGCCAATACGATCGGAAACCTTGTGTCTCAGTGCATGAATGAGCCTGTTCAAGATGTAGCCATCCAATATGAAGGCTCCATCGCCAAACTTGAAACGTCATTTATTACGAAAAGCCTTTTGGCCGGATTTCTGAAGCCGAGGGTCGCGGCTACCGTTAACGAAGTGAATGCCGGCACCGTTGCGAAAGAGCGCGGCATCAGCTTCAGCGAAAAAATTTCTTCCAATGAGTCAGGCTATGAAAACTGCATCTCTGTGACTGTCACGGGAGATGTAACAACATTCTCTTTAAGAGCGACGTACATTCCGCACTTCGGCGGACGCATCGTTGCCTTAAACGGCTTTGATATTGATTTTTATCCGGCTGGACACCTTGTCTACATTCACCACCAGGATAAACCAGGGGCTATCGGCCATGTCGGACGAATTTTAGGAGACCATGACATCAATATCGCCACTATGCAGGTAGGCCGAAAAGAAAAAGGCGGAGAAGCGATCATGATGCTTTCCTTTGACCGCCACCTTGAGGACGATATTTTAGCTGAGCTGAAAAACATCCCGGATATCGTGTCTGTTAAAGCCATCGACCTTCCTTAA